One part of the Mycobacterium marinum genome encodes these proteins:
- a CDS encoding PaaI family thioesterase — protein sequence MGAAFEGSSDDAELDRVEATYAPLAEAVRDLIDATIQTRADEEGILQARAVIEAVTQSLRREQSRPCEVSYRGDARPIPLANAVIGQCNPIAPPVVVHRDPDAADGRCRAEFVLGAAYEGPPGLVHGGVCALVLDHLLGEAASQGRTQPLFTGTITVKYLRGTPLGPLRCEAWVDRTEGVKTFARGFLSDAEGITAQAEGVFIKPAWAREVR from the coding sequence TTGGGCGCCGCGTTCGAGGGCTCGAGCGACGACGCTGAGCTGGATCGGGTCGAGGCGACCTACGCACCCCTGGCCGAGGCCGTGCGCGATCTCATCGACGCCACCATCCAAACCCGGGCAGACGAAGAGGGGATCCTGCAGGCGAGGGCCGTGATCGAGGCGGTGACACAGTCGCTGCGCCGCGAGCAGAGCCGGCCATGCGAGGTCAGCTACCGCGGTGACGCGCGCCCGATTCCGCTGGCAAATGCGGTAATCGGCCAGTGCAATCCGATAGCACCGCCGGTGGTTGTCCATCGCGATCCCGACGCCGCAGACGGCCGGTGCCGGGCCGAATTCGTGCTGGGCGCGGCCTACGAGGGTCCGCCCGGCCTGGTGCACGGCGGGGTGTGCGCACTGGTGCTGGATCATCTGCTTGGCGAGGCGGCCAGCCAGGGACGGACCCAGCCCCTGTTCACCGGCACCATCACGGTGAAATACCTGCGCGGCACCCCACTGGGGCCGCTGCGCTGCGAAGCATGGGTGGACCGGACCGAAGGCGTCAAAACCTTTGCACGCGGATTTCTGTCCGACGCCGAGGGAATCACGGCGCAGGCCGAGGGGGTCTTCATCAAACCGGCTTGGGCGCGGGAGGTCCGGTGA